One part of the Tolypothrix sp. NIES-4075 genome encodes these proteins:
- a CDS encoding CHAT domain-containing protein yields the protein MPKSGTSPHQTGGWWSSISWGSSPNCIVLYLLPSASCLLPFLLTRGLMYAGSKRAVVSLWQVDDEGTSQLMPLFYQAILQGESPTSALRDAQLQLWQQKQWQNPYFWAAFTLQGDWR from the coding sequence TTGCCCAAATCGGGTACAAGCCCCCACCAAACTGGAGGTTGGTGGTCTTCAATCAGTTGGGGTTCAAGCCCAAACTGTATTGTCTTATACCTTCTGCCTTCTGCCTCCTGCCTTCTGCCTTTCTTGTTGACAAGAGGATTGATGTATGCAGGTTCAAAGCGGGCTGTAGTGTCTTTGTGGCAGGTTGACGACGAAGGCACATCGCAATTGATGCCGTTATTTTATCAAGCGATTTTGCAAGGAGAGTCTCCCACATCTGCTTTGCGGGATGCCCAACTGCAACTGTGGCAGCAGAAGCAGTGGCAAAATCCTTACTTTTGGGCAGCTTTCACCTTGCAAGGTGATTGGAGATAG
- a CDS encoding class I SAM-dependent methyltransferase — MNLYSQFIMPRLLDWSMSDASLANYRTSVLAQVSGETLEIGFGTGLNLPYYPKHIKKLITVDANPGMNALALKRIQASDIVVEHNVLNGENLPFASQSFDSVVTTWTLCSIANVEQALKEIYRVLKPQGKYFFIEHGLSNETKVQVWQNRLTPIQKVIADGCHLNRNIKHLVENQFSNLTIEQFYSENLPKILGYLYKGVALKQ, encoded by the coding sequence ATGAATCTGTACAGTCAATTTATCATGCCTCGCTTGCTCGACTGGAGCATGAGTGATGCGAGTCTAGCCAATTATCGTACCTCTGTTTTGGCACAGGTGAGCGGCGAAACTTTAGAAATCGGCTTTGGCACAGGATTAAATTTACCCTACTATCCCAAACACATCAAAAAGCTGATAACAGTTGATGCCAATCCAGGAATGAATGCACTTGCATTAAAACGCATTCAAGCTTCAGATATTGTTGTCGAGCATAACGTACTCAATGGCGAAAATCTACCCTTCGCTTCGCAAAGCTTCGATAGTGTAGTTACTACTTGGACATTATGCAGCATTGCCAACGTCGAGCAAGCTTTAAAAGAAATTTACCGCGTTCTGAAACCGCAAGGAAAGTACTTTTTTATCGAACATGGATTGAGTAATGAAACGAAAGTGCAAGTTTGGCAAAATCGTCTCACCCCGATTCAAAAAGTCATTGCTGATGGTTGCCATTTAAATCGCAACATTAAGCATCTGGTTGAAAATCAGTTCAGCAACTTGACAATAGAACAGTTTTATAGTGAGAATTTGCCCAAAATACTTGGCTATCTCTACAAAGGTGTAGCACTCAAACAGTAG
- a CDS encoding DUF4114 domain-containing protein — MKNKFFRSLLAAALGTGLLSIASPASAFDIKSRDEAPADFKNLLQDFRAFVGEEGRYLSADTIQAKQLNLSDLTLKLDYEPKVFFIGETADFYRDRLDFKATTGSQVQTGEIIFGDASCNTGDSSFPNFTKFCPNPNDPLPGKVAPNKPLNVGDWVTIGSFQAGTKLDFQLVPNDINGGIYENGVKGIFDLDQALNPDNLQHAIAYYYKDYLVLGFEDLWGGGDQDYNDTVFAIDIGKENARTVAKIPEPSVAAAMFAIAALSLIKTRRRQALNQS; from the coding sequence ATGAAAAATAAATTTTTTCGTAGCTTACTCGCTGCTGCTTTAGGAACTGGTTTATTATCAATCGCTTCACCTGCAAGCGCTTTTGATATCAAAAGCCGAGATGAAGCTCCTGCTGATTTCAAAAATCTTCTTCAAGACTTTAGAGCTTTTGTTGGCGAAGAAGGTCGCTATTTGTCTGCTGATACTATTCAGGCAAAACAGCTTAATCTGTCTGACCTAACGTTAAAATTAGACTACGAGCCCAAAGTATTCTTTATCGGCGAAACGGCTGACTTCTATCGCGATCGCTTAGATTTCAAAGCTACTACCGGCTCTCAAGTCCAGACAGGTGAAATAATTTTCGGCGATGCCTCTTGTAATACTGGCGATAGCAGTTTCCCTAATTTTACTAAGTTTTGCCCAAACCCGAACGACCCGCTACCAGGCAAAGTTGCACCCAATAAACCCTTGAATGTCGGTGACTGGGTGACAATTGGCTCGTTTCAAGCTGGTACAAAATTAGATTTCCAGTTAGTTCCTAACGATATTAACGGCGGCATCTACGAAAATGGAGTTAAAGGTATCTTTGATTTAGATCAAGCTCTCAACCCAGATAATTTGCAACACGCTATAGCTTACTACTATAAAGACTATCTGGTGCTAGGTTTCGAGGATTTATGGGGTGGTGGCGATCAAGATTATAACGATACAGTGTTTGCGATTGATATTGGTAAAGAGAATGCTCGTACAGTAGCTAAGATACCAGAACCTTCTGTGGCTGCGGCAATGTTTGCGATCGCCGCATTGAGCTTAATAAAAACTCGTCGTCGTCAAGCTCTTAATCAAAGTTGA
- a CDS encoding RDD family protein: MHLFNKIKFRTPESVELEFTLAGIGNRAWALLIDYHVLAAIMTVFVVVWVTVAVQLADLWAGIFGKQVSLWLIAIAFIIGFAIYTGYFVFFETLWHGQTPGKRFAKIRVVRDDGRPVGLQQATLRVLLRPIDEFFYLGSLFIIFNNREKRLGDLAAGTIVIQVQRPIASTTLTISEEAKPIYEHLLLVTNLSALLPDDFAVIREYLLRRGVMSTKARMNLALELTKQVQDIIDLEKLPENVVPDVFLEAVYLAYKEPGDWGLSTRD, from the coding sequence ATGCACTTATTCAACAAAATTAAATTTCGCACACCGGAAAGTGTAGAACTAGAATTTACTCTTGCCGGCATCGGTAATCGCGCTTGGGCATTGTTAATTGATTATCACGTTTTGGCTGCGATAATGACGGTGTTTGTTGTTGTCTGGGTAACTGTTGCAGTGCAGTTGGCGGATTTGTGGGCAGGAATTTTTGGCAAGCAGGTAAGTTTGTGGTTAATAGCGATCGCCTTCATCATCGGCTTTGCTATTTACACAGGTTACTTTGTCTTCTTTGAAACTTTATGGCATGGTCAAACCCCTGGCAAACGCTTTGCGAAAATTCGCGTTGTTCGAGATGATGGTAGACCCGTTGGTTTGCAACAAGCAACATTACGGGTTTTACTTAGACCGATTGATGAGTTTTTCTATCTTGGCAGTTTATTTATCATCTTTAATAATAGGGAAAAGCGCCTAGGCGATTTAGCTGCTGGTACAATTGTAATTCAGGTTCAAAGACCGATTGCATCAACGACTTTGACAATTTCCGAAGAGGCAAAGCCGATATATGAGCATTTGCTGCTAGTTACTAATTTATCAGCATTATTGCCCGATGACTTTGCTGTTATTCGCGAATATTTACTCAGACGCGGTGTCATGTCAACAAAAGCAAGAATGAATCTGGCTTTAGAGTTGACTAAGCAAGTTCAAGACATTATCGATTTAGAAAAGCTACCAGAAAACGTTGTCCCCGATGTCTTTTTGGAAGCTGTTTATTTGGCTTATAAAGAACCTGGGGACTGGGGACTAAGCACTAGGGACTAG
- a CDS encoding NAD(P)H-dependent glycerol-3-phosphate dehydrogenase yields the protein MAKILILGAGVMGTALSVPLTDNGHIVNLVGTHLDDDIIAKLQAGYSHPRLGIQVAESVTAYTCKELGEAIKGVDLVVIGVNSHGIEWAAQALGSVLSVDIPVLAVTKGLAGDGEKLSILPDVLCANLPDGVRERIQIAAIGGPSIAQELAERRHTCVMFTSTNPALLEHLAQLARTPYYHIWTNTDIIGIEVCVALKNVYALAVGLVIGFLEKAGKAVNDAEMHNLAAAIFAQGMWETAYLVDKMKGKPESVYSLPGAGDLYVTCQGGRNSRMGRLLGLGIPYSQAKAEYMPNDTVEGASLALAIGQTVENMIHKGDLDAIALPLLRTMIDIVCHNAPAIIPWEKFFTR from the coding sequence ATGGCGAAAATTTTAATTTTGGGTGCTGGTGTGATGGGAACTGCTTTAAGTGTTCCTCTGACTGATAACGGACATATCGTTAATTTAGTTGGTACGCATCTAGATGATGATATTATTGCCAAGTTACAGGCGGGTTATTCCCATCCCCGCTTGGGTATTCAGGTAGCAGAGAGCGTTACAGCTTATACTTGCAAAGAATTGGGTGAAGCGATAAAAGGTGTAGATTTAGTTGTCATTGGCGTTAATTCTCACGGTATAGAATGGGCAGCTCAAGCTCTCGGTTCAGTATTATCAGTAGATATTCCCGTCTTGGCAGTTACGAAGGGATTGGCAGGTGATGGCGAAAAATTATCGATTTTGCCCGATGTTCTCTGCGCTAATTTGCCAGATGGTGTACGCGAACGCATTCAAATTGCTGCTATTGGTGGTCCTTCGATTGCCCAAGAATTAGCGGAACGTCGCCATACTTGCGTTATGTTTACCAGTACAAATCCAGCTTTATTAGAACACTTAGCTCAGTTAGCGCGTACTCCTTACTATCATATTTGGACAAATACCGACATTATCGGCATTGAAGTATGTGTGGCACTGAAAAATGTTTATGCTCTTGCTGTCGGCTTAGTTATCGGCTTCTTGGAAAAAGCAGGTAAAGCTGTCAATGACGCCGAAATGCACAATTTGGCTGCGGCTATCTTTGCTCAAGGTATGTGGGAAACAGCCTACTTAGTAGACAAGATGAAAGGCAAACCCGAAAGCGTTTACAGTCTCCCAGGTGCTGGGGATTTGTACGTTACCTGTCAAGGTGGACGTAACAGCCGTATGGGACGTTTGTTAGGTTTGGGTATCCCCTACAGCCAAGCTAAAGCTGAATATATGCCAAATGATACTGTTGAGGGTGCTTCCTTAGCTTTAGCAATTGGGCAAACCGTAGAAAATATGATTCACAAAGGTGATTTGGATGCGATCGCCCTTCCTTTATTACGTACCATGATTGATATTGTCTGCCATAATGCCCCGGCAATTATTCCTTGGGAGAAGTTTTTTACTAGATAG
- a CDS encoding stage II sporulation protein M — translation MNIQRWISRREPNWQRLDALLRQVEKKGIKSLQAAQIRELASLYRSVAADLARAQTQKVGNTLTQSLQLLTTRAYTQIYQGSRRQEWQAVVEFYRWGLPAVVQQTFLYIAAATATFLLGALIAWWYAWQDPTFISLLVPESLISQVRDEHKLWVGSIVGIEPLASSNITINNLSVSFGAIAGGMTGGIYTTFLLWFNGLLIGALATLVSQNNLAYPFWAFVFPHGSLELPAIFFAGGAGFLLARAILFPGKYNRRDALKFYGSLAVQLLFGIIPMLIIAGTIEGFFSPNPTVPSPFKYLLGMSLFVVLVVYSNRKRD, via the coding sequence ATGAATATTCAACGTTGGATTTCTCGACGAGAACCAAACTGGCAGCGTCTAGATGCTTTATTAAGACAAGTAGAAAAAAAAGGAATCAAGTCACTGCAAGCAGCCCAAATCAGAGAGTTAGCGAGTTTATACCGTTCAGTGGCAGCAGATTTAGCCCGTGCCCAGACTCAGAAAGTAGGCAATACTTTGACGCAAAGTTTACAATTATTGACAACTCGCGCTTATACGCAGATTTATCAAGGTTCAAGACGACAAGAATGGCAAGCAGTGGTAGAATTCTACCGTTGGGGATTACCAGCAGTCGTGCAGCAAACATTTTTATACATCGCTGCCGCTACTGCGACATTTTTGCTGGGGGCATTAATTGCTTGGTGGTATGCGTGGCAAGATCCCACCTTCATATCACTTCTCGTCCCGGAAAGCTTAATTTCCCAGGTACGAGATGAGCATAAATTGTGGGTGGGGTCAATAGTCGGAATTGAACCTTTAGCATCAAGTAATATTACGATTAATAATTTATCAGTGTCGTTTGGTGCGATCGCTGGTGGCATGACAGGGGGAATTTACACCACATTTTTGTTATGGTTCAATGGTTTATTAATTGGTGCCCTTGCCACCCTAGTCAGTCAAAATAATCTTGCTTATCCGTTTTGGGCGTTTGTATTTCCCCACGGTTCCCTAGAATTACCCGCCATCTTTTTTGCTGGTGGTGCCGGTTTTTTACTCGCCAGAGCAATTTTATTTCCCGGAAAATATAACCGTCGTGACGCACTAAAATTTTACGGTTCTCTGGCAGTGCAGTTACTATTTGGCATTATCCCAATGTTGATAATTGCTGGTACTATCGAAGGATTTTTTTCTCCCAATCCTACCGTACCAAGTCCTTTTAAATATCTCCTGGGGATGAGTTTGTTTGTGGTTTTGGTAGTGTATTCTAATCGCAAGCGGGACTAA
- a CDS encoding pyridoxal phosphate-dependent aminotransferase has translation MKLAARVSQVSPSLTLAIAAKAKAMKAEGIDVCSFSAGEPDFDTPAHIKAAAVKALDENKTKYGAASGEPKLREAIAHKLKTDNHLDYKAENVIVTNGGKHSLYNLMVALIDAGDEVIIPAPYWLSYPEMVILAGGVPVIVHTDASTGYKITPEKLREAITEKTKLFVLNSPSNPTGMVYTPEEIKALAEIIVEKDILVVSDEIYEKILYDGAEHLCIGSLGKEIFERTIVSNGFAKAYSMTGWRIGYLAGPTEIIKATITIQSHSTSNVCTFAQYGAIAALESSQDCVEEMRQAFAKRRQVMFDRLNAIPGLTCEKPDGAFYMFPDISKLNVKSLEFCDALLEKEQVAVIPGIAFGADDNIRLSYATDMATIEKGMDRLEKFVRSRI, from the coding sequence ATGAAGCTGGCAGCAAGAGTAAGTCAAGTATCCCCTTCGTTAACCTTAGCGATCGCAGCCAAGGCTAAGGCAATGAAGGCAGAAGGTATCGATGTTTGTAGTTTTAGCGCTGGAGAACCGGATTTTGACACACCGGCTCACATCAAAGCGGCAGCGGTAAAAGCTTTAGATGAAAACAAAACCAAGTATGGTGCAGCGTCTGGTGAACCAAAGTTAAGAGAAGCGATCGCTCACAAGTTAAAAACAGACAATCATCTTGATTACAAAGCAGAAAATGTCATCGTCACTAACGGCGGTAAACATTCTCTCTACAATTTAATGGTCGCACTCATCGATGCAGGCGATGAAGTAATTATCCCCGCTCCCTATTGGCTAAGTTATCCAGAAATGGTAATTTTGGCGGGTGGTGTTCCGGTGATTGTACATACAGATGCTTCGACGGGTTATAAAATTACACCCGAAAAACTGCGAGAAGCAATCACAGAGAAAACTAAGTTATTTGTCCTCAATTCCCCCTCAAATCCCACGGGGATGGTATATACCCCAGAAGAAATCAAAGCTTTAGCAGAGATAATAGTTGAAAAAGATATACTTGTAGTCTCCGACGAGATTTATGAAAAAATTCTCTACGATGGTGCTGAACATTTGTGCATCGGTTCGTTAGGAAAGGAGATTTTCGAGCGCACTATTGTCAGTAACGGCTTTGCAAAAGCTTACTCGATGACCGGATGGCGGATTGGTTATCTAGCTGGACCAACAGAAATCATTAAAGCGACAATCACCATCCAAAGTCATAGTACATCGAATGTGTGTACCTTTGCTCAATATGGGGCGATCGCTGCATTAGAATCTTCACAAGATTGTGTAGAAGAAATGCGTCAAGCTTTTGCCAAACGTCGGCAAGTCATGTTTGATAGACTTAATGCTATTCCCGGTTTAACTTGTGAAAAGCCAGATGGTGCCTTTTACATGTTTCCCGACATCAGCAAACTCAATGTCAAATCCCTAGAATTTTGTGACGCTTTGCTAGAAAAAGAGCAAGTCGCAGTCATTCCCGGAATCGCTTTTGGTGCCGATGACAATATTCGTCTATCTTACGCTACCGATATGGCAACAATTGAGAAAGGAATGGATAGATTAGAGAAATTTGTGCGATCGCGTATTTAG
- a CDS encoding CHAT domain-containing protein — MVNLPSVTAIATQRQQLNKRKPAPKTLAILADPVFAADDERITGKEPATVPDLNLDRSSLQRALKNLKRSGLMSLPGTRTEAEKILKLVSPSQSIHAYDFDANYNFVTNPQLKQYRFLQFATHGIVDTTNPELSGIVLSQIDKQGKPLEKGYLRLGDIFNLDLGAELVVLSACETGLGKNVKGEGLMGLTSPSGKAEGRGQRAEGRRKF; from the coding sequence ATCGTCAATCTACCATCCGTAACTGCGATCGCTACCCAGCGACAACAACTAAACAAACGCAAACCCGCACCCAAAACCCTAGCAATCCTTGCCGACCCAGTATTTGCCGCTGACGATGAGCGAATCACAGGCAAAGAACCTGCCACAGTACCCGACCTCAACCTTGACCGTTCGAGTTTGCAACGTGCGCTCAAAAACCTCAAGCGTAGCGGATTAATGTCCCTACCAGGTACACGCACAGAAGCCGAAAAAATCCTCAAACTTGTATCACCTTCCCAAAGCATACATGCTTATGATTTTGATGCCAATTACAACTTCGTAACCAACCCACAACTCAAACAATATCGGTTCTTGCAATTCGCTACCCACGGTATTGTCGATACTACCAACCCTGAGTTATCGGGAATTGTCCTCTCGCAAATCGATAAACAAGGTAAACCACTTGAAAAAGGTTATCTGCGTTTGGGTGACATCTTCAACTTAGATTTGGGCGCCGAGTTAGTCGTTTTGAGTGCCTGCGAAACCGGTTTGGGTAAAAATGTCAAAGGTGAAGGGTTGATGGGGTTGACCAGCCCTTCGGGCAAGGCAGAAGGCAGAGGGCAGAGGGCAGAAGGAAGACGTAAGTTTTGA
- a CDS encoding DUF975 domain-containing protein encodes MSFNHSPGTIQPLSLGNVVSAGIRLYRSNLKSYLKLAFNAYVWIFVPIYGWAKCGAILALISRLAFGELVEQPESIEGGRRIVNSRMWQFFIMGLLMFLIGLALIIPFSIFIGIVTAFFVGSIAAGVTPNATTILVISLLTLILIPVLFVVFLWVQARFFVVEVPLAIEDNIDGTSTIGRSWELTKGHAWRIVAILLVGYLITIPIQIPFTILSTIIQAILASLARENSGYAALSQLLSIIIGLISAALIVPFWQSIKAVVYYDLRSRREGMGLKLRDRDI; translated from the coding sequence ATGTCTTTTAATCATTCTCCCGGAACAATACAACCACTTAGCCTCGGTAATGTCGTCAGTGCCGGAATCCGGCTATATCGTTCTAATCTCAAGTCTTATCTTAAACTGGCATTCAATGCTTATGTGTGGATATTTGTACCAATTTATGGTTGGGCAAAATGTGGGGCAATTTTAGCTTTAATATCCCGGTTAGCCTTTGGTGAATTGGTGGAGCAACCCGAATCGATTGAAGGAGGTCGCAGAATCGTAAATTCGCGCATGTGGCAGTTTTTCATAATGGGTTTGTTAATGTTTTTAATTGGTCTGGCTTTAATCATTCCCTTTTCTATTTTTATCGGGATTGTTACCGCTTTTTTTGTTGGCAGTATCGCCGCAGGTGTTACCCCAAATGCAACTACTATTCTAGTTATTTCTTTGTTAACACTGATTTTGATACCAGTTTTATTCGTTGTTTTTCTGTGGGTACAAGCTCGCTTTTTTGTAGTTGAAGTTCCACTTGCTATTGAAGACAATATTGATGGAACCTCAACAATTGGTCGCAGTTGGGAATTAACAAAAGGACATGCTTGGCGAATTGTCGCGATTTTACTAGTTGGTTATTTAATTACGATACCGATACAAATTCCCTTTACTATTCTCAGCACTATTATTCAGGCAATTTTAGCATCTTTAGCTAGAGAAAATTCGGGTTACGCTGCTCTTTCGCAATTGTTAAGTATAATTATTGGTTTAATAAGTGCCGCATTGATTGTACCTTTTTGGCAGTCAATCAAAGCAGTAGTTTATTATGACTTGCGGAGTCGTCGGGAAGGGATGGGATTGAAGTTACGAGACCGGGATATTTAA
- a CDS encoding DUF58 domain-containing protein: MVPTRKVYLLLLSGMAIAPILAIFLGIPVSIAFTLLFDVIILGLMIVDGRRSRPERVEIKRDLPPRLSIGRDNPVVLTVKSNTNAVIIIRDYYPSGFGVSAPTIRAAVESDSIRELNYTVNPTQRGEFSWGDIQVRQLGLWGLAWDDWKIPQSLKVKVYPDLIGLRELSIRLTLQSSGSIKQRQMGMGTEFAELRNYRTGDDLRFIDWKATARRVGGYGNASPLVRVLEPEQEQTLLILLDRGRLMTAKVQGLQRFDWGLNATLSLALAGLHRGDRVGVGVFDRQIHTWIPPERGQHQLGNLIDRLTPIQPILLESDYLGAVTNVVRQQTRRALVVVITDLVDVTASAELLAALSKLAPRYLPFCVTLRDPEVDNLAHTFTENVTHAYARAVALDLLAQRRVAFAKLKQKGVLVLDAPANEITDKLVEQYLRLKARNQL; encoded by the coding sequence ATGGTTCCTACAAGAAAAGTTTATTTGTTATTACTTTCCGGAATGGCGATCGCCCCAATTCTCGCAATCTTTCTCGGCATTCCGGTAAGTATCGCTTTCACTTTACTATTTGATGTCATAATCTTAGGCTTAATGATTGTCGATGGTAGGCGATCGCGTCCGGAGCGTGTAGAAATAAAACGCGACTTACCACCAAGACTATCAATAGGACGCGATAACCCGGTGGTGTTAACGGTAAAAAGTAACACAAATGCCGTAATTATCATCCGCGATTATTACCCATCCGGGTTTGGTGTATCTGCACCAACAATCCGCGCTGCTGTGGAAAGTGACAGCATCCGAGAATTAAATTATACCGTTAACCCGACGCAGCGAGGAGAGTTTTCTTGGGGCGATATTCAGGTGCGACAATTGGGACTTTGGGGTTTAGCGTGGGATGATTGGAAGATTCCGCAAAGTTTAAAAGTTAAGGTTTATCCTGATTTAATTGGCTTGCGCGAGCTTTCAATTCGCTTGACACTACAATCATCCGGTTCCATAAAACAGCGTCAAATGGGTATGGGTACAGAGTTTGCTGAACTGCGAAACTATCGCACAGGAGACGATTTGCGGTTTATTGATTGGAAAGCTACCGCACGTCGCGTAGGAGGGTATGGAAATGCATCGCCATTAGTGAGGGTTTTGGAACCAGAGCAAGAGCAGACCTTATTGATTTTACTCGATCGCGGACGGTTGATGACAGCAAAAGTACAAGGTTTGCAGCGATTTGATTGGGGTTTGAATGCAACATTGTCCTTAGCTTTGGCGGGTTTACATCGAGGCGATCGCGTCGGCGTTGGTGTATTTGACCGCCAGATACATACGTGGATACCCCCAGAACGCGGACAACATCAATTAGGTAATCTCATAGATCGCCTAACTCCGATTCAACCGATATTACTAGAATCTGATTATTTGGGTGCAGTCACCAATGTTGTGCGACAACAAACCCGCAGGGCGCTTGTAGTGGTGATTACCGACTTAGTTGATGTCACGGCTTCTGCCGAACTTCTCGCCGCACTCTCCAAACTAGCACCGCGCTATCTGCCGTTTTGCGTCACCTTGCGCGACCCGGAAGTTGATAATTTAGCGCACACCTTTACGGAAAATGTTACACATGCTTATGCCCGTGCTGTGGCTTTAGATTTATTAGCCCAAAGGCGAGTTGCCTTTGCAAAGTTGAAGCAAAAAGGTGTATTAGTATTAGATGCACCAGCTAATGAGATTACAGATAAATTAGTCGAGCAATATTTGCGACTCAAAGCCCGGAATCAACTTTGA
- a CDS encoding FGGY-family carbohydrate kinase, translated as MINYNKLVIGIDCSTTACKAIAWNKQGKAVAEGRATYPLLQPQTNWYEQDAAQWWYSTCDALKQLLTQIDTKQIEAVCITHQRETFVAVDSEGKAVRNAIVWMDKRSRQQVNYLAEKIGKEEINQLTGKPNSMTPSLAKIIWLTQHEMETVTRTHKFLDVHGYLVYQLTKNFRTSLASADPMGVIDMQANTWADNLLSCLGLQTEQFAELVQPGSIIGYVNESAATATGLPDGLPIIAGAGDGQCAGLGANAVSNNRAYLNLGTAIASGIISSDYLVNSAFRTVYAPIEKSYFLETVLLGGVFTINWFVDKFANDLRYNNLNLSPEEILETAAAKLPPGADGLILVPYWNHVMNPYWDASATGITIGWTATHGREHLYRAILEGIAFEQRLVGDAVMAAMQQKFSEYVVMGGGSQSNLWCQIIADITGVPVVRATTTEATCLGAGILCAVAVGWYPDINIAAESMTGTGSRFTPDSQTQAIYEKLYTEVYKPLFPTLQSLVQRLTDLTQVQKN; from the coding sequence ATGATTAATTACAACAAATTGGTAATCGGAATCGACTGTAGTACCACTGCATGTAAAGCGATCGCCTGGAACAAACAAGGAAAAGCTGTAGCCGAAGGACGGGCAACTTATCCATTATTACAACCACAAACAAATTGGTATGAGCAAGATGCAGCGCAATGGTGGTATAGTACTTGTGATGCTCTCAAGCAATTGCTGACTCAGATAGATACCAAACAAATAGAAGCTGTTTGTATCACCCATCAACGCGAAACTTTTGTAGCTGTAGACAGTGAAGGTAAAGCTGTTCGCAATGCGATTGTTTGGATGGACAAACGCAGCCGTCAACAAGTGAATTATTTAGCAGAGAAAATCGGCAAAGAAGAAATTAACCAACTGACGGGTAAACCAAATTCCATGACTCCTTCTCTAGCCAAAATTATTTGGCTAACTCAGCATGAGATGGAAACTGTTACCCGCACCCATAAATTCTTAGATGTTCATGGTTATTTAGTCTATCAGTTAACCAAAAATTTCCGCACTAGTTTAGCATCTGCTGACCCAATGGGAGTCATAGATATGCAAGCTAATACTTGGGCAGATAATTTACTTTCTTGTTTAGGACTACAAACAGAACAATTTGCCGAATTAGTACAACCAGGTTCGATAATTGGCTATGTTAATGAAAGTGCAGCAACAGCCACCGGATTACCAGATGGTTTACCGATAATTGCTGGTGCTGGAGATGGTCAATGTGCAGGTTTGGGTGCAAATGCTGTTAGCAATAACCGCGCTTATCTAAATTTAGGCACTGCGATCGCTAGTGGCATCATTAGCAGTGATTATTTGGTGAATTCAGCCTTCCGTACTGTGTATGCACCTATTGAAAAATCTTATTTTCTGGAAACTGTGTTACTGGGTGGTGTGTTCACGATCAATTGGTTTGTAGACAAATTTGCCAATGACTTGCGCTATAACAATTTAAACCTCAGTCCAGAAGAAATTCTGGAAACGGCAGCCGCAAAACTACCTCCAGGTGCAGATGGGTTAATATTAGTACCTTACTGGAATCATGTGATGAATCCCTATTGGGATGCGTCAGCCACTGGTATTACTATCGGTTGGACAGCAACACATGGACGGGAACATCTTTATCGAGCAATTTTAGAAGGTATTGCTTTTGAACAAAGGCTTGTAGGAGATGCTGTCATGGCAGCAATGCAGCAAAAGTTCAGCGAGTATGTAGTTATGGGTGGTGGCAGTCAAAGCAATCTTTGGTGTCAAATTATTGCTGACATTACAGGTGTGCCTGTGGTGCGTGCTACAACTACCGAAGCCACTTGTTTGGGAGCAGGAATTCTCTGTGCTGTTGCAGTGGGGTGGTATCCTGATATTAATATTGCTGCTGAATCGATGACGGGTACTGGCTCACGTTTTACACCAGATTCTCAAACTCAAGCTATTTATGAAAAACTTTACACCGAAGTCTACAAACCATTATTTCCTACCTTACAGTCATTAGTGCAGCGATTGACTGATTTAACACAAGTTCAAAAAAACTAG